The genome window CGCAATATAAAATTGCACCTGATATCCCTTCTGTACCGGAAGGCGGTTTTGCCCAACGTAAAGCAATTCTAGTCACCGCGCAGTCTGACCCATATAATTCTCACGTTATTCCTTCCCTAAATGTAGATAAATATAATCGTTTTTCGTTGTTATCATTGGCACCGAACATACGCCAGTGTCACTTTCCTGATGTAGAAAATCGGCAGATTAAAGGCCGTTTAGAGACTTTTACGTTGGTGAGTCAAATATTAAAAAACGAAAGAAAAATAACGGTTTATCAGCCTAATGTACCAATGGAAACACCGGCGTTATTGTTGCTATTGGATGGGCAAATTTACCTGCAAAACTATCAAATGGAGAAATTCTTTGATAAGTGGATGAATCAGGGGAGTTTTCCAGCTATGAATATTATATTTGTTGATAGCATAAATTCAGAGCGTCGTGGGGATGAGCTTCCCCCTAATGATGTCTTTCCTAAGTTGCTGGCGGATGAGCTCATGCCTCAATTAGCACAAATGGGAATTCAAGCATCTGCAAGCCATACGATTATTGCGGGTTCCAGTTATGGTGGGATTGGCGCGACATGGAATGCATTACAACATCCTGAAATCTTCGGTAATGTTATCAGTATGTCAGGATCTTATTGGTGGGCTCCAAAAGATAAAGACCCTGAGTGGTTAATTCGTGAAATCGAAATTATACCAACGCAACCTATCCGTTTTTTCCTTGAGGCCGGCTTATTCGAACAACGCGGTAGTTGGGGGGGAATTATTCAGAACCACTACCGATTACTGGATGTTCTAAAACACAAAGGTTATCAAGTTGATGCTATTGAGTTACCTAGCGGGCACGACTATGTTTCTTGGTGTGAAACGCTTTATGAGGGAACAAATCAACTTGTGTCACAATGGTAAATAGCCATAACACTGATTCACAACAAGCAGCTTATATTTAGCTGCTTTTTCACATTTATGACAAACGTCTTCATTTCGCCATAAAAGCGTCATTCAACTGTCATCTAGCTCCTTTAGCATGCCTGTCATTATTTGAAATACACATTTTCTCTTTTCATTATTGATTGGCAAGGAAACAGTTATGACTGGTAATTTTATGAAATCCCTTTTAGCTGTCACGGTAAGTACTTTAATTTTAGGAAGTGCAGTCCCTGCCTACGCGGCTGATAAAAATGATGCGGTGTCAGAAAACCGTGCGGCACAAGGTGATATCACAAAATTTGGTGGTGCGCGTCGTTTAGCGACAGAGCAAACTGATATCATGAAAGCGGCACTTCACAATGGCCAAGCCAAAAATGTGATTCTGTTTATTGGTGATGGTATGGGTGACTCAGAGATAACCGTTGCCCGTAACTATGCAGAAGGTGCTTCAGGGTTCTTTAAAGGAATCGATGCCTTGCCAATTACAGGCCAATATACCCATTATGCGTTAGATAAGAAAACCCAAAAACCAGACTATGTGACTGACTCTGCAGCGTCTGCCACGGCGTGGTCTTCTGGTGTAAAAACCTACAATGGCGCATTAGGGATTGATGTATTTGGCAACGATCATGAGACATTAATTGAGATAGCTAAACGTAATGGTAAAGCGACGGGTAACGTCACAACCTCTGAGATTCAAGACGCTACGCCAGCTGCACAGTTTTCGCATGTGAGTGCTCGTAAATGTTATGGCCCTGAGGAAACAGCAGAAAAATGTGCGGCTAACGCGCTAGAAAATGGCGGTCGTGGTTCAATTTCAGAGCAACTGTTAGTAACTCGCCCAGATGTCACCCTTGGTGGTGGAGCTAAGAGCTTCAAGCAAGAAGCAAAGGCGGGTGACTACAAAGGTAAAACGTTGGAGCAACAGGCGATTGAGCGTGGGTATAATATTGTGCGTGACGCTAAGTCATTAGACAGCATTACTGTTGCAAATCAAGATAAACCTGTTCTGGGCTTATTCCATGATGGCAACATGACTGTTGCATGGGAAGGCCCGAAAGCGGTTCATTACGGTAATATCAACAATGCGCCGTTAGAATGTAAACCGAATGCTAAGTTAGACCCGAATGCACCAACATTGGCTCAAATGACGAAAAAAGCGATTGAGCTGTTAGAAGTCAACCCAAATGGTTTCTTCTTGCAGGTTGAAAGCGCTTCTATCGATAAGCAAGACCATAAAGCAAATCCATGTGGTCAAATTGGTGAAACTGTCGCTCTCGACCAAGCAGTACAAGTCGGCTTAGATTTCGCTAAAAAACATGGTGATACATTAGTTATCGTGACTGCTGACCATTCACATTCAAGCCAAATTATTCCTGAAGGCACTAAGTCAACGGGTTTAACGCAAGCGTTGATTACTAAAGACGGTTCTGTGATGGTGGTAAATTACGGTAACTCTGAAGAAGATGATTCTCAAGAGCACACAGGTGCTCAGTTACGTGTGGCAGCTTATGGTCCACATGCGGCAAACGTAATGGGTCTGACTGACCAAACTGATTTGTTCTTTACCATGCGCGATGCAATGGGATTGAAGCAATAAACCAACCCTGTAGTAAAAATTCTCCGCAATAGGATGTTGCGGGGAGTTTTTTTATTTCTAGCCCTTTTTTTCTTATTTTTCAACCATGCCTCAATGAACGTACTAAACATTTGCACTTCTTTTTTTATTCATTATCTTGATAAATTGATTTATTAAATAACAATAAATGTGCTTATTCATAGGCACGAATAATGAGAATGACATTATGAGAGAAGTTCGCGAACTGCAACGAGAGGAAATCCCATCTGTTTGGTCTATCGACCGCACTGAATTAATTGAAAACCTTTATCTATATCGAAATGGTGAGTTGGTGCTATCCAAGCAGCGGTTTGATATGAAAGGTTGGCCAGAAGGCGAACCTGAAGCTTATACCCCTCATTTGTTGGAAAGTTATGACCAAGGAGCGGTATTTCTTGGTATTTTTGAGCAGGGCAAGCTAATTGCTGCCGCAAGTTTAGATAATGTGTGGCGCGGCGAACAAAAAAATTTACTGCAATTGTCTTTCCTGCATGTGAGCCACTCACATCGTGGTAAAGGTTTAGCAGGGATGTTATTCCAACAATGCGCTGAAATGGCGATGCGAAAAGGTGCAAAAGGCTTATATATTTCTGCGACACCTTCAGAAAATACGGTGCACTTTTATCAACATCTCGGTTGTTCCTTAATTGCCCAGCCTGACCCTGAATTATTTGCATTGGAGCCCGAAGATATTCATTTTATTTATCTATTTTCGTAAGTTTGTATTTTGTAAAATAAGTGTTAATTTATAGCGTGGTGAAATAAAAAAGCATTGAAATTTACTAGAAACTAGATATGATTGATAATCATTATCATTTAAGGGTGTTGAGGTCACTATGCCAACTAGCATATCAAAAACCACAGGTTTAAGGCGAATAGGTGCTGGCCTTTGGGGTGTTTTTGCTGTGATATTGCTGAGCATTGCTTATATACTCAATAATATGGGCTTAGATAATCTAAAAATCATTATGATTACCATGATGGTAGCAACCGCTGGGATGCTATTTAATCGCGGTTCTCGTCGTTTATTGATTGTCCCCGCAGTTATTTCACTCGCATGTTTTATGATGGCCTTTGTTCTACAAAGTTAGTTCTATAATCTAATCAGTAAGTAACAGAACAAAATAGAGAATTAGGGCAGCGCTAGTCGTACAAGGAAGGTCAAAATGGGCAGGGTGTTATAAACAATGACTGACCAGTGGTGCGAAAGGGGGGGACTTGAACCCCCACGTCCGAAGGACACTAACACCTGAAGCTAGCGCGTCTACCAATTCCGCCACCCTCGCAATACTGTCACGTCAATAATAAATTATTGTGGTTTATACAAAGTTAGTGGTGCGAAAGGGGGGACTTGAACCCCCACGTCCATAGGACACTAACACCTGAAGCTAGCGCGTCTACCAATTCCGCCACCCTCGCAATACCTAACTAAACTTTGATTCATCAATGCTTCTAACCAGCAATAATGTGGTGCGGATTTTAGGCTAATTTGGACGAACGTCAATAATTTTTTTATGAAGTATTTTTTGATTGATGAAAAAATGGCCGGTAAAGGATCACCAGCCAATGAGCAGTACGATGAATTGTGCTTTAGTCTAAATTATTAGCGATTAAATTAACGCTTAACTGCTTGGTAAACTTTAAATTTTCCTGTTTTGGCAAGTACTTCATGACTACCAAAAGCTTTATCAAGTAAATCAGGGTATGGTAAGAAGGCATTAGCCACGATGCGCAAACGTCCACCTTTTTTCAGGTATTTAGGGGCTTGGTAAATCATATTTTCAACCGCACGATAACTGGTGTTTAGGCCATCATGGAATGGTGGATTTGAAATAATCCAATCAAAATTATCGTTAATATCAGAGTAGGCATCACTTGCGATGACTCTGCCGACCAGTTTATTGGCCTCAAG of Providencia rettgeri contains these proteins:
- the fes gene encoding Ferric enterobactin esterase, with translation MKSLPLLGCMLFSSAVMATHADCMRLSELSFAEGVHDSEGHSCLSFEVSQQDFIKQRGEGLSKVLLLDSNKQPVRALQEYGSVQEPHSADYLVSKNGVYYLALNGELGKPWQLKFDVTQYQPLAIKKDNEPVSPKLQSLLDEYYQNGDTSAFWQPVAAQGTPLVEDFSNRQKRVTFLWRGAKANAYILGAPSGNHERMAHLAGTDIWYRSFIIPNDTLSQYKIAPDIPSVPEGGFAQRKAILVTAQSDPYNSHVIPSLNVDKYNRFSLLSLAPNIRQCHFPDVENRQIKGRLETFTLVSQILKNERKITVYQPNVPMETPALLLLLDGQIYLQNYQMEKFFDKWMNQGSFPAMNIIFVDSINSERRGDELPPNDVFPKLLADELMPQLAQMGIQASASHTIIAGSSYGGIGATWNALQHPEIFGNVISMSGSYWWAPKDKDPEWLIREIEIIPTQPIRFFLEAGLFEQRGSWGGIIQNHYRLLDVLKHKGYQVDAIELPSGHDYVSWCETLYEGTNQLVSQW
- the phoA gene encoding Alkaline phosphatase precursor is translated as MTGNFMKSLLAVTVSTLILGSAVPAYAADKNDAVSENRAAQGDITKFGGARRLATEQTDIMKAALHNGQAKNVILFIGDGMGDSEITVARNYAEGASGFFKGIDALPITGQYTHYALDKKTQKPDYVTDSAASATAWSSGVKTYNGALGIDVFGNDHETLIEIAKRNGKATGNVTTSEIQDATPAAQFSHVSARKCYGPEETAEKCAANALENGGRGSISEQLLVTRPDVTLGGGAKSFKQEAKAGDYKGKTLEQQAIERGYNIVRDAKSLDSITVANQDKPVLGLFHDGNMTVAWEGPKAVHYGNINNAPLECKPNAKLDPNAPTLAQMTKKAIELLEVNPNGFFLQVESASIDKQDHKANPCGQIGETVALDQAVQVGLDFAKKHGDTLVIVTADHSHSSQIIPEGTKSTGLTQALITKDGSVMVVNYGNSEEDDSQEHTGAQLRVAAYGPHAANVMGLTDQTDLFFTMRDAMGLKQ
- a CDS encoding Predicted acetyltransferase; amino-acid sequence: MREVRELQREEIPSVWSIDRTELIENLYLYRNGELVLSKQRFDMKGWPEGEPEAYTPHLLESYDQGAVFLGIFEQGKLIAAASLDNVWRGEQKNLLQLSFLHVSHSHRGKGLAGMLFQQCAEMAMRKGAKGLYISATPSENTVHFYQHLGCSLIAQPDPELFALEPEDIHFIYLFS
- a CDS encoding Protein of uncharacterised function (DUF1435), translated to MPTSISKTTGLRRIGAGLWGVFAVILLSIAYILNNMGLDNLKIIMITMMVATAGMLFNRGSRRLLIVPAVISLACFMMAFVLQS